The Geobacter sp. genomic interval GAACAGCTCGCTTTCGATGAGCGTTTCGGGGATGGCGGCGCAGTTGATCGCCAGGAAGGGGTTGCTGCGGCGCGCCGAAAGGTCGTGAATGGCCCGGGCCACCAGCTCCTTGCCGGTCCCCGACTCGCCGTAGATGAGGACGGTGGATGTTGTCGGGGCGATCTTGTTGACGATCCGGTAGACCTCCTTGATCTTCGGATGCTCGCCGATGATGTCCGGGAGGATGATCGTATCCTGGAGTTTCTTGTGGAGCAGGGTGTTTTCCTGCAGCAGCTTGATGTGATCGAACGCCCTTCTCAGGGTCATCAGCAGGTTTTCCCGTTCCAGCGGCTTCTCCAGGTAGTCGAACGCCCCCTTTTTCATCGCTTCCACGGCAGAGTCCACCGTGCCGTGGGCGGTCATGATGATCAGGCACTGCTGGGGGTTCTGGGCAAGGACCGCTTCCAAAAGCTCCATGCCCGACATTCCCTGCATCTTCAGGTCGGTGAGGAGCAGGTCGTATTCCTCGCGCTCCAGGCGCTCCAGCGCCTCCCGGCCGCCCGGCACCGATACGGTCCGATAGCCTTCCCGCGTCAGGATCGCCTCGAGAATGTCCCGCTGCCCTTTTTCGTCGTCTACGATCAGTACCCTGCCGGATACGGTCATGCCTGTTCTCCAGAATGCGTCCCGGCTGCGCGTCCCGGCAGGGTCACCGTGAAGGTTGTCCCCTGTCCGACCACGCTTTCAACGCCGATGGAGCCGCCGTGCTCCCTGATGATCCGTTCGGTGATGGCCAGGCCGAGCCCGATGCCGGCTTCCTTGGTGGTGAAATAGGGCTGGAATATCTTGTCCAGGTCTTCCTGCCTGATGCCATTGCCCTGGTCGGCAAAGGTGAGGCGGAATGTGCCGCTGGCGGCGTCAAAAGATGCCCCGAGCGTGACTGTCCCGCCGTCCGGCATTGCCTGGCCCGCATTGGTGATGAAGTTGAAAAGACAATTGCGCAACAGCTCCGCGTCAACGTACATCGGGGGGAGATCCGGCGCCACGTCCAGCTTCAGTTCGATCTGCTGTTCGACCAGCTTGTCGCGCATGACCGGCAGCGCCTTAGCCAGGAGCTCTGAATATGATACTTCGCCTGGGCGGATTTTCAACGGCCTGCCATAGTTCATGAAATTGAGCACCATGTAGTTGGCCCGCCGCACCTCCTCCTTGATCTTCTCCAAAAGCTCTTCCGCTTCGGCGTGCCGCTCGCCGCAGGCGGGGAGGATCTCGCTTTTCAGATGGTCGGAAGCCAGGCTGATGTAGTTGAGCGGGTTCCGGATTTCATGGGCGATCCCCGAGGCGAGCTGGCCGACCCGGGAGAGGTGCTCTGCCTCGTAGAGTCTCTTTTCCAGCGATTCCCGCTCGCGGAGCTTTTCCACCATCTCGTTGAAATTCTCTGCCAGTTCGCCGATCTCGTCACTGGTTTCCACCGGGAAGTTGACTGACAGGTCGCCGC includes:
- a CDS encoding HAMP domain-containing protein, with the protein product MKLNTKLVLIMLTLLVIAVVTLFTLNQYSQHKLVEEIQDSSTAVSDILQKSVMDLTSESDEDTSNLANYLKEARQKGIDEINIINTEGEIIDSTDPKKIGKQRDLKKLNKEKGLKAVPGAKETRGITGTMVKPFKLVVPVIIGDEQLGFVEINLLLDNIREIQHENFTRRLAATCTIFATGICLIIFLARRYTEPIHRLAEGVKKVSGGDLSVNFPVETSDEIGELAENFNEMVEKLRERESLEKRLYEAEHLSRVGQLASGIAHEIRNPLNYISLASDHLKSEILPACGERHAEAEELLEKIKEEVRRANYMVLNFMNYGRPLKIRPGEVSYSELLAKALPVMRDKLVEQQIELKLDVAPDLPPMYVDAELLRNCLFNFITNAGQAMPDGGTVTLGASFDAASGTFRLTFADQGNGIRQEDLDKIFQPYFTTKEAGIGLGLAITERIIREHGGSIGVESVVGQGTTFTVTLPGRAAGTHSGEQA